Proteins from one Leptonema illini DSM 21528 genomic window:
- a CDS encoding HAD family hydrolase, producing the protein MPSKRYALFDLDYTLIPQDTLLLFCNYILRRHRARILFIFVFAPILPLVALKLVGSKGLKRFFLSFLFGLRREYIESAAQDFVRRSVLPRIYPEIRAEVDRHRKEGRITVLNTASPFFYAKYIGEELGFDHVYGTPVVLPDRFPLIGRIDGKNNKRYAKIEQMMDILPSAVQILLRTTPPHKPSRPNYPDAAVLVDSWSYSDSDADLPMLRLTEHARLVHPEKQSLIDEGRAKGWTVFHPIRPYHSRSGKIYHSIKQLLGLYPD; encoded by the coding sequence ATGCCCTCAAAGCGCTATGCCCTTTTCGATCTCGACTACACGCTCATCCCGCAAGACACCTTGCTTCTTTTCTGCAATTACATCCTGCGCCGACACCGCGCCCGCATCCTGTTCATTTTCGTCTTCGCTCCGATCCTGCCGCTTGTCGCCCTGAAGCTGGTCGGATCAAAAGGCCTCAAACGCTTCTTCCTCAGCTTCCTCTTCGGATTGCGTCGCGAATACATAGAGTCGGCCGCTCAGGATTTTGTGCGACGAAGCGTATTGCCGCGCATCTATCCTGAGATCCGCGCCGAGGTCGATCGTCACCGCAAAGAGGGACGCATCACCGTACTCAACACTGCCTCTCCATTTTTCTACGCGAAGTATATCGGTGAAGAACTGGGCTTCGATCATGTATACGGAACTCCCGTCGTTCTGCCCGATCGTTTTCCGCTTATCGGCCGCATCGACGGCAAGAACAATAAGCGCTACGCGAAGATCGAGCAGATGATGGATATTCTGCCGTCGGCCGTTCAGATTCTTCTGCGCACTACGCCGCCCCATAAACCCTCACGCCCGAACTATCCCGACGCAGCCGTGCTTGTGGACTCATGGTCGTACTCTGACAGCGATGCCGACCTGCCCATGCTTCGACTGACGGAACATGCGCGCCTTGTACATCCCGAGAAGCAATCGCTGATCGACGAAGGTCGCGCGAAAGGATGGACGGTCTTTCATCCGATCCGGCCGTATCACAGCCGCTCAGGTAAGATCTATCATTCGATAAAGCAACTGCTCGGTCTTTATCCGGATTGA
- a CDS encoding penicillin acylase family protein, with product MRKIRKIAAVIATALILAVASGWWLASSRLPEIDGAIQAPLKSEVVIRRDRYGVPHIEARTAEDAYFALGFTVAQDRLFQMELQRRLAQGELAEILGPSLVKIDRQFRTFGYKRIAEKQLLAEEQSPASQRALALLDAYLAGVNHFIATQKLPVEYTLIGANARPFTRIDVMSMMAYMSFSFAHGHTTDSLFSLLKEKYPDRNLRELFPGYTGERPVTIIENQVTYNPGGKARPESPVLASPLTSKLSIPDSLSLASLLFSEDSLDALIPSFHGSNSWVIAPSRSASGAALLANDPHISLSNPAVWYEAHIKYDGFENYGYYIPIFPFPLLGHNRERAWGLTMFENDDIDLYRETFHADDPSLVMYRGQYVPVTTINEKIRVKGAADEELTIRITAHGPIISDYLKGYEGPPLAMWWIIDQQPNPIIRFTHAMLHARSMQEFESSLALLAAPGLNISYADNAGNIAWWAVGRLPIRPPHIHSREVLDGASGRDEITAFLPFALNPKLINPPSGIIVTANNKSTSAPVGPIRDLEGYWAPTDRAARLTELLSAREKWDLESLKAVQTDVHAQAGAAFQEQIKALIDRATLDEKQSRALDELLNWDRNARIDSIGATIYHVTLYHILKGLVMDELGPERFEVYADSMDYWSFLKNVISNDGSAYWDDVTTEKKETRKEIVQTAFIAAVDELTDRMGGIDSWRWGELHQIVYKHPLGSKKPLNLIFNIGPHPAPAEAHFVNRMKSSFGKHDYVVSSTPSTRRLIDFSNPEEAVSILPSGNSGNFMSPYFDDQVQDFLRGDYRPMILNVEKAKEEMRHTLTLRP from the coding sequence ATGAGAAAGATCCGTAAGATTGCAGCCGTCATCGCGACGGCGCTCATCCTTGCCGTCGCATCGGGCTGGTGGCTTGCAAGTAGCCGCCTGCCTGAAATCGACGGAGCTATCCAGGCGCCTTTGAAATCGGAGGTCGTTATCCGACGTGATCGCTACGGCGTTCCTCATATCGAGGCGCGCACGGCGGAAGACGCCTACTTCGCCCTCGGCTTTACCGTCGCCCAGGATCGTCTGTTTCAGATGGAGCTACAGCGCCGCCTTGCACAGGGTGAGCTGGCCGAGATCCTCGGTCCATCTCTCGTGAAGATCGATCGCCAGTTCCGGACGTTCGGCTATAAGCGCATCGCCGAGAAGCAGTTGCTTGCCGAAGAACAATCGCCGGCCTCGCAGCGGGCGCTCGCGCTGCTTGACGCCTATTTAGCCGGCGTAAATCATTTCATCGCCACACAGAAGTTACCCGTAGAATACACGTTGATCGGAGCCAATGCCCGGCCTTTCACGCGCATCGACGTCATGTCCATGATGGCCTATATGTCGTTCTCGTTCGCTCACGGGCATACGACCGACTCGCTATTCAGTCTGCTGAAAGAGAAGTATCCTGACCGTAATCTGCGCGAGCTCTTCCCCGGCTACACGGGCGAACGACCGGTGACCATTATCGAGAATCAGGTGACGTATAACCCGGGTGGCAAAGCCCGTCCAGAAAGCCCTGTTCTTGCATCGCCGCTCACATCTAAGTTATCGATACCGGACTCTCTATCGCTCGCCTCGCTTCTCTTCTCTGAAGATTCGCTCGATGCCCTGATTCCTTCGTTCCACGGAAGCAACTCCTGGGTGATCGCCCCGTCCAGATCGGCATCGGGGGCGGCTCTGCTTGCCAACGATCCGCATATCAGCCTTTCCAATCCCGCCGTCTGGTATGAGGCTCATATTAAATATGACGGCTTTGAGAACTACGGATATTATATTCCCATCTTTCCTTTTCCGCTGCTCGGTCATAATCGAGAGCGCGCCTGGGGATTAACGATGTTTGAGAACGACGACATCGATCTCTACCGTGAGACGTTTCACGCCGATGATCCGTCGCTTGTGATGTATCGCGGTCAGTATGTACCTGTGACGACGATTAATGAAAAGATCAGAGTCAAAGGAGCGGCCGATGAAGAGTTAACCATACGCATAACGGCGCACGGTCCGATTATCAGCGATTACCTGAAAGGCTACGAAGGGCCTCCACTGGCTATGTGGTGGATCATCGATCAACAGCCGAATCCGATCATTCGCTTCACGCATGCCATGTTGCATGCCCGTTCGATGCAGGAATTCGAATCCAGCCTTGCCCTGCTTGCCGCACCCGGGCTCAACATCTCCTATGCCGACAACGCCGGCAACATCGCCTGGTGGGCCGTCGGACGATTACCAATCCGCCCGCCGCACATCCACAGCCGTGAGGTGCTTGACGGAGCTTCAGGGCGCGACGAGATTACGGCCTTCTTACCCTTTGCCCTGAATCCTAAACTGATCAATCCGCCGTCGGGTATTATCGTCACGGCGAACAACAAGTCGACCTCTGCACCGGTCGGGCCGATTCGTGATCTTGAAGGATACTGGGCTCCGACCGATCGTGCGGCACGGTTAACGGAACTGCTTTCGGCTCGCGAGAAATGGGATCTTGAGTCGCTGAAAGCGGTGCAGACGGACGTACATGCACAGGCAGGCGCCGCATTTCAAGAGCAGATCAAGGCTCTTATCGACAGAGCGACGCTTGACGAAAAGCAGAGTCGTGCACTCGATGAGCTGCTGAATTGGGATCGCAACGCCCGTATCGACTCTATCGGTGCGACGATCTATCACGTAACGCTCTATCACATACTGAAAGGCCTCGTCATGGACGAGCTGGGGCCGGAGCGATTCGAGGTCTATGCCGACTCGATGGACTACTGGTCGTTCTTGAAAAATGTCATCAGCAACGACGGCTCGGCTTATTGGGACGACGTGACGACGGAAAAGAAAGAAACGCGCAAAGAGATCGTACAGACCGCCTTTATCGCCGCCGTCGATGAACTCACGGATCGCATGGGCGGCATCGACTCCTGGCGATGGGGCGAGCTGCATCAGATCGTCTACAAACATCCGCTCGGGTCAAAGAAGCCGTTGAACCTGATCTTTAATATCGGTCCTCATCCGGCGCCGGCCGAGGCTCATTTTGTGAACCGAATGAAATCGAGTTTCGGCAAGCATGATTACGTCGTCAGCTCCACGCCATCGACGCGAAGGCTGATCGATTTTTCGAATCCCGAAGAGGCCGTTTCCATTCTGCCTTCGGGAAACTCGGGTAACTTCATGAGCCCGTACTTCGACGATCAGGTACAGGACTTCTTGCGAGGCGACTATCGTCCAATGATCCTGAACGTAGAGAAGGCAAAAGAAGAGATGCGCCATACGCTGACGCTTCGCCCCTGA
- a CDS encoding 6-phosphofructokinase, translating into MAIKNIGIITSGGDCGGLNAVIRGIALTAQNRGLKSFIIPNGYAGLYNLVTFDRITELTQDRIEQIDICAAGSEAGNSRVKVSKIQDEHKYERIRDGLKKFNIDALLIAGGDDTGSVVADLSEQGIKCIHIPKTMDLDLMTYSVGGDSTIQRIAEFARDLRTTGRTHNRVIVMEVFGRYAGHTAFRGGVAAGADAVLVPEIPVDFDFLYKFVRDRLFDRIGKSDVHAGTVMIVVAEGLRDASGNELVDPNAPLDSFGHKKLMGAGRYVVKQIEDRIKKDPEIREFMKRTGQFVDGVYEIPEVRELRPGHLVRCGFTTPVDACFGLEVGAGAVHLALEGTFGVTVAGSRNGMVQYMDIKDAIQQRFIDEGDVKVYESLGLCFGRPMDAHVAMKGEKISGRPHRPY; encoded by the coding sequence ATGGCAATCAAGAACATCGGTATCATCACATCGGGCGGCGACTGCGGCGGTCTGAACGCCGTGATTCGCGGCATCGCCCTTACGGCACAGAATAGAGGCCTGAAGTCTTTTATCATCCCCAATGGTTATGCGGGGCTTTATAATCTCGTCACCTTCGATCGCATCACCGAGCTCACGCAGGATCGCATCGAGCAGATCGACATCTGCGCGGCAGGCTCAGAGGCCGGGAACTCTCGCGTGAAAGTTTCAAAGATTCAAGACGAGCATAAATACGAGCGCATTCGTGACGGACTCAAGAAATTCAACATCGACGCCCTGCTCATCGCCGGCGGCGACGATACAGGCTCTGTCGTTGCCGATCTGAGCGAACAGGGAATCAAGTGCATTCATATTCCCAAAACGATGGATCTCGACCTGATGACCTACTCGGTCGGCGGTGATAGCACCATTCAGCGTATCGCCGAGTTTGCACGTGATCTGCGGACCACAGGCAGAACGCATAACCGCGTCATCGTCATGGAAGTCTTCGGTCGCTATGCAGGCCATACGGCCTTCCGCGGCGGCGTCGCGGCCGGCGCCGATGCGGTGCTCGTTCCCGAGATTCCCGTTGATTTTGATTTTCTCTATAAGTTCGTTCGTGACCGTCTTTTTGATCGCATCGGTAAAAGCGACGTGCATGCCGGCACGGTTATGATCGTCGTCGCAGAAGGCCTGCGCGACGCTTCGGGTAACGAGCTGGTCGACCCGAATGCGCCGCTTGATTCGTTCGGCCATAAGAAGCTGATGGGAGCGGGCCGTTACGTCGTAAAACAGATCGAAGATCGCATCAAGAAAGATCCCGAGATTCGTGAATTCATGAAGCGCACGGGCCAGTTCGTCGACGGTGTGTACGAGATTCCCGAGGTGCGTGAGCTTCGTCCAGGCCACCTTGTGCGCTGCGGCTTCACCACGCCCGTCGATGCCTGCTTCGGCCTCGAAGTCGGCGCCGGCGCCGTGCACCTTGCCCTTGAAGGCACCTTTGGCGTAACCGTCGCCGGTTCGCGCAACGGCATGGTGCAGTATATGGATATCAAAGACGCCATCCAGCAGCGCTTCATCGACGAAGGCGACGTGAAGGTCTATGAATCGCTTGGCCTCTGCTTCGGCCGTCCGATGGATGCGCACGTGGCGATGAAAGGCGAGAAGATCAGCGGACGACCGCATCGTCCGTACTGA
- a CDS encoding SpoIIE family protein phosphatase encodes MFLTKLKRWTIKGVALVQGISIRRKAMATFSIGFFTLTVILVEYMYMATRDSAVQRLEYMVQMTTTNAYNEITASFERVDRKEITTEKALDEIRNRIAGPLSEIVLRTRSGGDNEAQFRKMIGLLDAKALNGIDLRSGRQKEGTPLEFFTGEGKGRRIIAVVEEEGEAIRFRVKDAELVRKLYAGYYDLSPERKNLFRDVFQIRIIRDLSGSSIKIGTDGYVYALRMYTPGWLIPGTKYPDDYTRESIMHRYDTHFAGTSLKGEALERYTEKYGRNGEANLKLITADVTEEHKPPRGLIADVHPYQEDQDLDNSEYDGIRVVRNIILRKEGHYRYAWKNPGEKKPRYKVVYMKTFEHPSLPATWVVACGAYEDDALAQVERLRVNIYIIAGAVSLIMAATVIVFLRMNIMDPLESLHEAITEVNAGKLDTHIRRSFNDEIGYIAKSFNKMLRNIRRSNLKLQEYAANLEQRVSERTQELENTLATVQDLKTRQDGDYYLTSLLLKPLGANHTESETVDIDFLIKQKKQFVFRKWEGEIGGDLCIARSIRLKERDYTVFMNADAMGKSIQGAGGALVIGSVFGSILERTVSAFVFKDYYPERWLKNTFMELRKIFESFNGAMGASIVIGLVEDATGMVYYINAEHPFGVLYRKGKASFIETETRLKRLGVDDPDDVLAIQTMQMRAGDMLFFGSDGKDDIRFDAADSLAMNEDETLFLRTVEKCKGDLDAIYEEVNGMGELTDDLSLLRITYRPAVDQESRHRIVSLLDSARKAQEADDTQGMLDSYLSVLQIEPTHRKALSELINYHLKREEYDMVLKYGESYIEANPANLEILYLLAYAYRKKRQYSRAIDLGERVYLREPGQLKNLLNLAYCHSRAGNMARAEYFIEKVFALDPQNQSAQRLVELLSKPQ; translated from the coding sequence ATGTTCCTGACGAAATTGAAGCGATGGACGATCAAGGGGGTGGCGTTAGTTCAGGGGATCTCCATTCGCCGCAAGGCGATGGCCACCTTCAGCATCGGTTTTTTTACCCTTACCGTAATCCTGGTCGAATACATGTACATGGCGACGCGCGACTCCGCCGTGCAGCGACTTGAATACATGGTGCAGATGACGACAACGAACGCCTATAACGAGATCACGGCCTCCTTCGAGCGCGTCGACCGCAAGGAAATCACGACCGAAAAAGCCCTTGATGAGATCCGCAACCGTATTGCGGGTCCGCTCTCTGAAATCGTGTTGCGTACGCGCAGCGGTGGAGACAATGAAGCGCAGTTTCGAAAGATGATCGGCCTTCTGGACGCGAAAGCGCTGAACGGCATAGATCTGCGATCGGGGCGGCAGAAAGAAGGGACTCCACTTGAATTCTTTACGGGCGAAGGAAAGGGGCGACGGATCATTGCAGTAGTAGAAGAAGAAGGGGAGGCCATCCGGTTTCGCGTTAAAGACGCTGAGCTCGTACGAAAGCTGTACGCAGGCTACTACGACCTTTCTCCGGAACGCAAGAATTTGTTTCGCGACGTCTTTCAGATTCGCATCATACGGGATTTATCGGGAAGCTCCATCAAGATCGGCACCGACGGCTATGTATATGCGCTCCGAATGTACACGCCCGGCTGGTTGATCCCCGGAACCAAATACCCCGACGATTATACGCGCGAATCCATCATGCACCGCTATGATACGCACTTTGCCGGCACAAGCCTGAAGGGCGAGGCGCTGGAACGGTACACTGAAAAATACGGACGAAACGGCGAAGCGAATCTGAAACTCATCACGGCTGACGTAACGGAAGAACACAAACCTCCGCGCGGATTGATCGCCGACGTGCACCCGTATCAGGAAGATCAGGACCTCGACAACTCCGAGTACGACGGTATACGAGTCGTTCGTAACATAATATTACGTAAAGAGGGGCATTATCGCTACGCATGGAAGAACCCGGGAGAAAAGAAACCGCGCTACAAAGTCGTCTATATGAAGACCTTCGAGCATCCGTCATTGCCGGCCACCTGGGTCGTCGCCTGCGGAGCTTACGAAGACGATGCTCTTGCTCAGGTGGAGCGTCTTCGCGTGAATATTTACATCATTGCCGGCGCCGTATCGCTTATCATGGCGGCGACGGTTATCGTATTTTTGCGTATGAACATCATGGATCCGCTGGAGTCGCTGCATGAGGCGATCACCGAGGTGAATGCAGGTAAGCTCGATACGCATATCAGGCGATCGTTCAACGATGAGATCGGCTATATCGCAAAGAGCTTTAACAAGATGTTGCGCAACATCCGGCGCAGTAATCTGAAGCTACAGGAATATGCGGCGAACCTTGAGCAGCGAGTGAGCGAGCGCACACAGGAACTGGAAAATACCCTTGCGACGGTTCAGGATCTGAAAACAAGACAGGACGGCGACTATTACCTCACCTCTCTGCTGCTCAAGCCGCTCGGCGCCAATCACACCGAAAGCGAAACCGTCGACATCGATTTCTTAATCAAACAGAAGAAGCAGTTCGTCTTTCGTAAATGGGAGGGCGAAATCGGCGGAGACCTCTGCATCGCCCGGTCCATCCGACTGAAAGAGCGGGATTACACCGTCTTTATGAACGCCGATGCAATGGGCAAGTCGATCCAGGGAGCCGGTGGCGCCCTGGTCATCGGATCGGTATTCGGTTCGATTCTCGAACGAACGGTGTCGGCCTTCGTGTTCAAGGATTATTATCCGGAGCGCTGGCTGAAGAACACGTTTATGGAGCTGCGCAAGATCTTTGAGTCGTTCAACGGAGCGATGGGAGCCTCGATCGTTATCGGTCTTGTTGAAGATGCGACGGGTATGGTGTACTACATCAACGCCGAGCATCCGTTTGGCGTTCTCTATCGCAAAGGAAAGGCAAGCTTCATCGAAACCGAGACCAGGCTGAAACGGCTGGGCGTCGATGATCCCGACGACGTGCTTGCCATTCAAACGATGCAGATGCGAGCGGGCGATATGCTCTTCTTCGGCTCCGATGGGAAGGACGATATCCGCTTCGATGCGGCGGATTCGCTTGCCATGAATGAAGACGAGACGCTTTTCCTTAGAACCGTCGAGAAGTGCAAGGGCGACCTCGATGCCATTTACGAAGAGGTAAACGGAATGGGAGAGCTCACCGATGACCTCTCGCTTCTTCGTATTACCTACCGACCTGCCGTCGATCAGGAGTCGCGACATCGCATCGTCTCTCTTCTCGATTCTGCACGAAAGGCTCAAGAGGCCGACGATACACAGGGAATGCTCGACAGTTACCTGTCGGTCTTGCAGATCGAGCCGACGCATCGCAAGGCGCTTTCAGAGCTGATCAATTATCATCTGAAGCGCGAAGAATACGATATGGTCCTGAAATACGGCGAGTCATATATTGAAGCGAATCCGGCCAACCTTGAGATCCTCTATTTGCTTGCTTACGCGTATCGCAAGAAGCGTCAGTACAGTCGAGCCATCGACCTCGGAGAACGTGTGTATCTGCGTGAGCCCGGTCAGTTGAAGAATCTGCTCAACCTGGCCTACTGTCATTCCAGGGCCGGTAACATGGCGAGAGCTGAGTATTTCATCGAAAAGGTCTTCGCCCTTGATCCGCAGAATCAATCGGCGCAGCGCCTTGTCGAACTGCTGTCGAAGCCGCAGTAG
- a CDS encoding DUF1553 domain-containing protein, producing the protein MKHRALACLLITIALLPPSLSAHPLDDVYRKHSNFAENAPPGVLLRRMSLQIRGVIPTAEEVRAFESANPDTRNELFAARFLRDADYAHYWSGVLGSMLRARSDQRDAPYDAYQAWLAKSLHENRSYRQMVRDLITAKGPVDQNAAGLFYLRDNADPLEAAEYVSRVFYGRRLSCARCHDHPTDPNYKRRDFYGLASFFSQTFVRKNKLDEIPWNRREDLPVDARKKYEDEMRRLRALMNWDKLSDAQRKKLREQNELPFAQIDVLPELGLRFPHTDDSPGGDLVKPVYPDGKPAIIEAGADRREVLAKWLTAKTNDRFRKVIINRIRTRLMGWSFFTPLDDWGPETKIRSPEILDHLDAVFVEKDYRIKDLILYIVTSDAYRRRAPAPGESVNGDESALASFPPSRMDYAQLFNSMLRGTNNASVPHVWERSATTSLDLTGQGALKQAVKDNKAGFTNACEVPKPVHSSTFLSIFGAGRREDVDDDEIRPDIDQVLALMNGQLTSRIWREYGDPNKNSFILQEFERTKRMDDLFDTIYVSLLSRHPSEKEKAGLQRVFSSRFEAQGGFQRDQVQDLVWSILQSREFIHIY; encoded by the coding sequence ATGAAACATCGTGCCCTGGCCTGTCTGCTCATAACGATAGCGTTACTACCGCCGTCTCTGTCGGCGCATCCGCTTGATGACGTTTACAGAAAGCACTCTAACTTTGCCGAGAACGCGCCGCCGGGCGTTCTTCTGCGGCGCATGTCGTTGCAGATTCGCGGCGTGATTCCGACCGCTGAAGAGGTGCGCGCCTTCGAATCCGCCAATCCCGATACAAGAAACGAACTGTTTGCAGCTCGCTTTTTACGCGACGCCGACTACGCCCATTACTGGTCGGGCGTACTGGGCAGCATGCTGCGTGCGCGAAGCGATCAGCGTGACGCTCCGTATGACGCCTATCAGGCATGGCTTGCAAAGTCCCTTCACGAAAATCGTTCGTATCGACAGATGGTGCGTGATCTGATTACAGCAAAAGGCCCTGTCGATCAGAACGCGGCCGGGCTTTTTTATCTCAGGGATAACGCCGATCCGCTTGAGGCCGCCGAATACGTTTCGCGCGTCTTTTACGGTCGCCGCCTATCGTGTGCTCGTTGCCATGACCATCCGACAGATCCGAATTACAAGCGTCGCGATTTTTACGGACTGGCGTCGTTTTTCAGCCAGACCTTCGTGCGCAAAAACAAGCTCGATGAGATTCCCTGGAATCGTCGCGAAGACCTGCCCGTCGACGCGCGCAAGAAATACGAAGACGAGATGCGTCGTCTGCGTGCGCTGATGAACTGGGATAAGCTGAGCGACGCGCAGCGCAAAAAGCTGCGCGAACAGAACGAGCTGCCTTTCGCACAGATCGACGTTCTGCCCGAGCTCGGCCTGCGCTTTCCACACACCGACGACAGCCCGGGCGGCGACCTTGTGAAGCCCGTCTATCCTGACGGAAAGCCGGCCATCATAGAAGCGGGAGCGGATCGTCGCGAGGTGCTTGCAAAGTGGCTGACGGCGAAAACGAACGACCGCTTTCGCAAGGTCATCATCAATCGTATCCGGACGCGTCTGATGGGATGGAGCTTCTTTACCCCGCTGGACGACTGGGGACCTGAAACGAAGATACGGTCTCCTGAGATTCTCGATCATCTGGATGCCGTGTTCGTCGAGAAGGACTATCGTATCAAGGACCTGATCCTGTATATCGTCACATCGGACGCCTACAGGCGCCGTGCCCCGGCTCCCGGAGAATCGGTTAACGGCGATGAAAGCGCCCTTGCGAGCTTTCCGCCTTCGCGCATGGACTATGCCCAGCTTTTCAATTCGATGCTGCGCGGCACGAATAACGCCTCGGTGCCGCACGTCTGGGAGCGCAGCGCTACGACCTCGCTTGATCTGACGGGACAGGGCGCTCTGAAACAGGCGGTAAAAGACAATAAAGCCGGATTCACAAACGCCTGCGAGGTGCCGAAGCCTGTGCATAGCTCGACGTTTCTTTCGATCTTCGGAGCGGGACGACGCGAAGACGTCGACGATGACGAGATACGTCCCGACATCGATCAGGTGCTGGCGCTCATGAACGGGCAGCTGACGTCGCGCATCTGGCGGGAATACGGCGACCCGAATAAGAATTCCTTCATCTTACAGGAATTCGAGCGCACGAAACGCATGGATGATCTCTTTGACACGATCTATGTCAGTCTGCTCTCGCGGCATCCGTCCGAGAAAGAGAAGGCGGGCTTGCAGCGCGTTTTTTCGAGCCGCTTCGAGGCGCAGGGAGGCTTCCAGCGAGATCAGGTACAGGATCTTGTCTGGAGCATCTTGCAGAGCCGTGAATTCATCCACATCTATTGA
- a CDS encoding DUF1501 domain-containing protein, giving the protein MKRSNDSSHKGLSRRDFLVRGGAAMAALFGTKIHPLQAEGNSADQLTLPGGVKSVVFLNMMGGMSHVDTFDPKKTSMFRSVPSSIPGVSVGEPFARTARELHRVNLIRTVNSDVGDHDGAQHLLHTSHKRIAGFNDIPSFGAVIAFAKQSKGTYFPEHITIGGKGGLVGEGGFLGNRFASFHVSNLDRPVSNLKPAWGSVDSARMMRREMLLDLINGDFSARVQGANVAVYEQLQKSALDFMNSDRLSVFELQSEPEAVRKRYGETMTGKALLLARRLAAVEVPFIEISIGGWDTHDNNRDRIAKIASELDPALATFLADMDSSGLLKQTLFVLSSEFGRTPDVSSNGDGRDHYPKVWTTLIGGGSLGRGRVIGQTDEKGERPVKDAVSVPEQMATIYAAAGLKGDAVLTTSFGRPFQLVSKAKPVQALF; this is encoded by the coding sequence ATGAAACGCAGCAACGATTCATCACATAAAGGGTTATCACGAAGAGACTTCCTTGTAAGGGGAGGGGCCGCTATGGCCGCCCTCTTCGGGACGAAGATCCATCCTCTGCAGGCCGAAGGAAACAGTGCCGATCAGCTAACGCTGCCGGGCGGCGTCAAATCCGTCGTCTTTCTGAACATGATGGGAGGCATGAGTCACGTCGATACCTTTGATCCGAAAAAGACGTCGATGTTTCGTTCGGTTCCGTCAAGCATTCCGGGCGTCAGCGTCGGCGAGCCCTTCGCACGAACGGCAAGGGAGCTGCATCGCGTTAATCTAATCCGAACGGTTAACTCTGATGTCGGCGACCATGACGGGGCCCAGCATCTTCTGCATACGTCGCACAAGCGCATCGCCGGTTTCAACGACATCCCTTCGTTTGGCGCCGTGATCGCCTTCGCGAAGCAGAGTAAGGGAACTTACTTTCCCGAGCATATTACGATCGGCGGCAAAGGCGGATTGGTCGGCGAGGGCGGATTTCTCGGCAACCGCTTCGCTTCCTTTCACGTTTCGAACCTTGATCGGCCGGTGTCGAATCTGAAACCGGCATGGGGATCGGTCGATTCGGCCCGCATGATGCGTCGCGAGATGCTGCTTGATCTGATCAACGGGGATTTTTCTGCACGAGTCCAGGGAGCCAATGTTGCGGTCTACGAGCAGCTACAGAAATCGGCCCTTGATTTTATGAATTCCGATCGTCTGTCGGTGTTTGAGCTGCAGAGCGAGCCCGAAGCGGTGCGCAAGCGTTACGGTGAAACGATGACCGGCAAGGCGCTTCTGCTCGCCCGTCGACTTGCTGCCGTCGAAGTCCCCTTCATCGAAATCAGCATCGGCGGATGGGATACGCATGATAATAACCGCGATCGCATCGCTAAGATCGCCTCGGAGCTTGATCCCGCACTTGCAACGTTTCTCGCCGATATGGATTCGTCGGGCCTTCTGAAGCAGACGCTTTTCGTTTTATCGAGCGAATTCGGTCGCACACCCGATGTTTCGTCTAACGGGGATGGACGCGATCATTATCCGAAAGTGTGGACGACGCTGATCGGCGGCGGATCGCTGGGGCGCGGACGCGTGATCGGACAGACCGATGAAAAAGGCGAGCGTCCGGTCAAGGACGCCGTCTCCGTTCCCGAGCAGATGGCGACGATCTATGCTGCGGCCGGTCTGAAAGGCGACGCCGTCCTTACGACATCGTTTGGACGGCCGTTTCAACTCGTGTCGAAGGCAAAGCCCGTTCAGGCACTGTTCTGA